A DNA window from Betta splendens chromosome 6, fBetSpl5.4, whole genome shotgun sequence contains the following coding sequences:
- the tmem231 gene encoding transmembrane protein 231 isoform X2, which translates to MAFYEVYAHPALIRYKTSVCTKATLFLLVMLCLTYIPPLLVAYRSQGFWIKRGTYEEQPVVRFQYQTLLVAATSTAGDYVAWSTYPYFNNMLGSNLQIPAVSVREEDLNQDGKMDLLVLQLQLPLKPEQQRMSTVVMQSMAYLQYSSPVPGAKLFVSGDLRLQQRTPLPHRGLYNAYNVSVIDGTSPFASAYDLDSIVRSYQKRNLTTVLSCPMPVWTVGQAAGSPFELNAEIRYPVELISYRPGFWETIKFAWIQYVSVLLIFIWVFERVQRFVFQNHVLTTIPVGPVGKAHLS; encoded by the exons ATGGCTTTCTATGAAGTCTATGCTCACCCGGCTCTGATTCGGTACAAGACAAGTGTTTGTACTAAAGCTACACTGTTTCTCCTCGTCATGCTGTGCCTCACCTACATCCCACCCCTGCTCGTCGCTTACAGGAGTCAAG GCTTCTGGATAAAAAGAGGCACGTATGAGGAACAGCCGGTTGTACGGTTCCAGTACCAGACTCTGCTGGTCGCAGCAACAAGTACTGCGGGAGACTACGTCGCCTGGAGCACATACCCCTACTTTAACAACATGCTTGGATCAAACCTCCAGatccctgctgtctct gtcagagaggAGGACCTGAACCAGGACGGGAAGATGGACCTGCTggttcttcagctgcagctgccactGAAACCAGAGCAACAG CGCATGTCCACAGTGGTCATGCAAAGCATGGCCTACCTGCAGTATTCGTCTCCAGTCCCCGGCGCAAAGCTGTTCGTCAGCGGAGACCTGAGGCTACAGCAAAGGACACCCCTGCCTCACCGTGGACTTTACAATGCTTACAAT GTGTCGGTGATCGATGGTACCAGCCCCTTTGCAAGTGCATATGACCTTGACAGCATAGTCAGGAGTTACCAGAAAAGAAACT TGACCACTGTACTGTCCTGTCCAATGCCAGTCTGGACCGTGGGTCAAGCTGCTGGTTCGCCCTTTGAGCTTAATGCAGAGATCCGTTATCCAGTGGAGCTCATTAG CTACCGGCCCGGCTTCTGGGAAACTATCAAGTTTGCTTGGATCCAGTATGTCAGTGTGCTCCTCATCTTTATCTGGGTTTTTGAACGTGTCCAGagatttgtttttcagaacCATGTTCTAACGACTATACCTGTTGGACCAGTGGGAAAAGCTCACCTGTCGTGA
- the tmem231 gene encoding transmembrane protein 231 isoform X1 — translation MAFYEVYAHPALIRYKTSVCTKATLFLLVMLCLTYIPPLLVAYRSQGFWIKRGTYEEQPVVRFQYQTLLVAATSTAGDYVAWSTYPYFNNMLGSNLQIPAVSVREEDLNQDGKMDLLVLQLQLPLKPEQQVFGVQLLLTFNYQLFRMSTVVMQSMAYLQYSSPVPGAKLFVSGDLRLQQRTPLPHRGLYNAYNVSVIDGTSPFASAYDLDSIVRSYQKRNLTTVLSCPMPVWTVGQAAGSPFELNAEIRYPVELISYRPGFWETIKFAWIQYVSVLLIFIWVFERVQRFVFQNHVLTTIPVGPVGKAHLS, via the exons ATGGCTTTCTATGAAGTCTATGCTCACCCGGCTCTGATTCGGTACAAGACAAGTGTTTGTACTAAAGCTACACTGTTTCTCCTCGTCATGCTGTGCCTCACCTACATCCCACCCCTGCTCGTCGCTTACAGGAGTCAAG GCTTCTGGATAAAAAGAGGCACGTATGAGGAACAGCCGGTTGTACGGTTCCAGTACCAGACTCTGCTGGTCGCAGCAACAAGTACTGCGGGAGACTACGTCGCCTGGAGCACATACCCCTACTTTAACAACATGCTTGGATCAAACCTCCAGatccctgctgtctct gtcagagaggAGGACCTGAACCAGGACGGGAAGATGGACCTGCTggttcttcagctgcagctgccactGAAACCAGAGCAACAGGTGTTTggcgtccagctgctgctcaccttcAACTACCAGCTCTTT CGCATGTCCACAGTGGTCATGCAAAGCATGGCCTACCTGCAGTATTCGTCTCCAGTCCCCGGCGCAAAGCTGTTCGTCAGCGGAGACCTGAGGCTACAGCAAAGGACACCCCTGCCTCACCGTGGACTTTACAATGCTTACAAT GTGTCGGTGATCGATGGTACCAGCCCCTTTGCAAGTGCATATGACCTTGACAGCATAGTCAGGAGTTACCAGAAAAGAAACT TGACCACTGTACTGTCCTGTCCAATGCCAGTCTGGACCGTGGGTCAAGCTGCTGGTTCGCCCTTTGAGCTTAATGCAGAGATCCGTTATCCAGTGGAGCTCATTAG CTACCGGCCCGGCTTCTGGGAAACTATCAAGTTTGCTTGGATCCAGTATGTCAGTGTGCTCCTCATCTTTATCTGGGTTTTTGAACGTGTCCAGagatttgtttttcagaacCATGTTCTAACGACTATACCTGTTGGACCAGTGGGAAAAGCTCACCTGTCGTGA